In Leptospira limi, a single genomic region encodes these proteins:
- a CDS encoding chemotaxis protein CheW yields the protein MAGILGEYTEVFLEESEDQIEELNSNLVKLEKDHENPEIINDIFRAAHSLKSSSAFVGLYNLSDLAHTMENLLQKIREGSLEINVKLVNLLFECFDLIKQVIEGVANGIKVETPFTDMIQKLQDYEVSVSGGGNTSKSAVTTSGTKQGQLGNQTSIGNLTEDEISEIRTALKEEDGQSAFTVDLRLKNETPMQNLRLLLILQSVKQSGVIVRCNPSEEALDNGQGSFALSFITVTKYSKDELYTQCNIDMVDSLSVMELQIPQTEMEALEKQVEVTPAVNNPVSSVSSDTEERVVVKGSANFEKAVTDSKVVMRTIKVSSDKLDQLMNNVGELVITNSGFQKIYDDLVSQFGEDSLFNELKGKIDQINRISKDLQTGIMNIRMVPIGSVFNRFTRLIRDLSLETGKQVNLVLRGENTELDKKVIDAIGEPLIHLIRNSVDHGIESPEERKLAGKSEEGTVELNAYQGGSNILVEIRDDGKGLNKNKILKKAIERGLVTEADSQNLSESDIFQFIFAPGFSTADRISDISGRGVGMNVVNKLIEEFKGKIIIHSEEGKGSSFTLSFPQALAIIPSILVIMEEEVYAFPLSEVSETIKVNLDQITTLEGHEIINLRGEVLPIYRLNRILGLADKQEMVEVPVVIVNYKTRKLGFMVDDLIGKHETVIKSLGKNFQDVQGLTGATIMGDGTIILVLDIPGLVEIAADKVDWTDKLVSGEMMKRSSTIRSLEMSDSEYIFKSNHPTNRYNAKLIELRAKDKSRIKKEKHKIEKHIIVPKEEVFTEEPVTNQKITTEVTKKETTVNGQNEDHSSVNETITSTLVLDHKTDEIHRLADIAKIENVKLTEREQAAEIIKGFVEQKEERLNQVASLSNEAINEIMSSKDIKKLENIVNTGMMNAGVVLSQLVGKEVELFIPEIKLTDRDGLAKEFRYSMDQFFGMKIRMTGDLNGNLLMMFSEENGSEIARELLGSEEAKYADGSNHKLSDDMMSVLSEISNIVCSSVMNSLSNKLKKEILPSVPEMITGSFMEVVDIVKPERTKFLSMHTEFNHQGSNLIGVLVFLPDFDELVELIHKS from the coding sequence TTGGCTGGAATTTTAGGTGAATACACAGAAGTTTTCCTGGAAGAGTCCGAGGACCAAATTGAAGAACTCAATTCCAATTTGGTAAAACTAGAGAAGGACCACGAAAACCCCGAAATCATCAACGATATCTTTCGTGCAGCTCATTCCTTAAAAAGTTCATCGGCATTTGTTGGATTGTACAATTTATCCGACCTCGCTCACACGATGGAAAACCTTCTCCAAAAAATTAGAGAAGGTAGTTTAGAAATTAATGTTAAACTCGTAAATTTACTGTTTGAATGTTTTGATTTGATCAAACAAGTGATAGAAGGTGTCGCTAATGGTATCAAAGTGGAGACCCCTTTTACTGACATGATCCAAAAACTCCAAGATTATGAAGTATCAGTCTCTGGTGGTGGAAATACCTCTAAATCGGCTGTCACAACTTCTGGAACCAAACAAGGACAACTTGGAAACCAAACATCCATCGGGAATTTGACCGAAGACGAAATTTCTGAAATCAGAACTGCACTGAAAGAAGAAGACGGCCAATCTGCATTTACAGTTGACCTCCGTTTAAAAAACGAAACTCCGATGCAAAACCTTCGGTTATTACTGATTTTACAGTCAGTCAAACAGTCTGGTGTTATTGTACGTTGTAATCCATCCGAAGAAGCTTTGGATAATGGACAAGGTAGTTTCGCACTTTCATTTATTACTGTTACTAAATATTCAAAAGACGAATTATATACACAATGTAACATTGATATGGTGGATAGTCTTTCCGTAATGGAACTCCAAATCCCTCAAACGGAAATGGAAGCACTGGAAAAACAAGTCGAAGTCACACCAGCCGTAAACAATCCAGTAAGTTCAGTTTCGAGCGACACAGAAGAAAGGGTGGTGGTGAAAGGATCTGCCAATTTTGAAAAGGCTGTAACCGATTCAAAGGTTGTGATGCGAACCATCAAGGTATCCTCTGATAAACTCGACCAACTCATGAACAATGTGGGTGAGCTTGTGATCACAAACTCTGGATTCCAAAAAATCTATGATGATTTGGTATCACAGTTTGGGGAAGATTCTTTATTCAATGAACTAAAGGGTAAAATCGACCAAATCAATCGTATTTCCAAAGACCTACAAACAGGAATCATGAACATTCGAATGGTTCCGATTGGATCTGTATTCAATCGTTTCACTAGGCTGATTCGTGATTTGTCACTCGAAACTGGCAAACAAGTGAATTTAGTTTTACGTGGTGAAAATACAGAACTTGATAAAAAAGTTATCGATGCAATTGGAGAACCACTCATCCATCTCATCCGAAATTCAGTGGACCATGGAATTGAATCTCCAGAAGAACGAAAACTCGCAGGTAAATCGGAAGAAGGAACTGTCGAACTGAATGCTTACCAAGGCGGATCCAATATCCTTGTTGAAATTCGGGATGATGGTAAAGGCCTTAATAAAAATAAAATCCTAAAAAAAGCCATCGAACGTGGGTTAGTTACGGAAGCCGATTCTCAAAACCTATCTGAATCTGACATCTTTCAGTTTATTTTTGCTCCAGGTTTTTCTACAGCGGATAGAATTTCCGATATTTCAGGCCGTGGAGTTGGAATGAATGTGGTGAACAAACTCATTGAAGAGTTTAAAGGAAAAATCATCATCCATTCGGAAGAAGGAAAAGGATCTTCCTTTACCTTGTCTTTTCCGCAAGCACTTGCGATCATTCCATCCATCCTTGTGATCATGGAAGAAGAAGTGTATGCTTTCCCTTTATCTGAAGTATCTGAAACCATCAAAGTAAATCTCGACCAAATCACAACACTCGAAGGGCATGAGATCATCAACCTACGAGGGGAAGTCCTTCCGATCTACCGACTCAATCGAATTTTGGGTCTTGCCGACAAACAAGAAATGGTGGAAGTCCCTGTTGTGATTGTGAACTACAAAACAAGGAAACTTGGTTTTATGGTCGATGATCTCATTGGAAAACATGAAACGGTGATCAAATCACTTGGGAAAAATTTCCAAGACGTACAAGGGTTAACTGGTGCCACCATCATGGGAGATGGAACCATCATTTTGGTCTTAGACATTCCTGGGCTTGTTGAGATTGCTGCTGATAAAGTAGATTGGACTGATAAACTTGTATCTGGTGAGATGATGAAACGTTCATCCACAATCCGTTCCCTTGAAATGTCTGATTCTGAATACATATTCAAATCAAACCACCCCACAAATCGTTATAATGCGAAACTCATTGAGTTGCGGGCAAAAGACAAATCGCGAATCAAAAAAGAAAAACATAAAATCGAAAAACACATCATTGTTCCAAAAGAAGAGGTGTTTACTGAAGAACCTGTGACCAACCAAAAAATCACAACAGAAGTCACTAAAAAAGAAACTACAGTGAATGGGCAGAACGAAGATCATTCTTCCGTAAACGAAACCATTACTTCAACACTTGTATTGGATCATAAAACAGATGAGATCCATAGGCTTGCTGATATTGCAAAAATAGAAAATGTAAAACTAACGGAAAGAGAACAAGCTGCAGAAATCATTAAAGGTTTTGTCGAACAAAAAGAAGAGCGGCTCAATCAAGTAGCTTCGCTAAGTAATGAAGCTATCAATGAGATCATGTCTTCCAAAGACATAAAAAAATTGGAAAACATTGTTAACACGGGTATGATGAATGCTGGTGTTGTATTGTCTCAGTTAGTTGGTAAAGAAGTCGAGTTATTCATTCCCGAAATTAAACTTACGGACCGAGATGGTTTGGCGAAAGAATTCCGTTATTCGATGGACCAATTTTTTGGAATGAAAATCCGTATGACTGGTGATCTAAACGGAAATTTACTGATGATGTTTTCTGAAGAAAATGGTTCCGAAATTGCAAGAGAACTTCTTGGTTCTGAAGAAGCAAAGTATGCAGATGGCAGCAATCATAAATTATCAGATGATATGATGTCTGTATTATCTGAAATTTCCAATATTGTTTGTTCGAGTGTTATGAACTCTCTTTCCAACAAATTGAAAAAAGAAATTTTACCTTCTGTTCCTGAAATGATCACTGGTAGTTTTATGGAAGTAGTGGACATTGTAAAACCAGAAAGAACTAAATTTTTGTCGATGCATACAGAGTTTAACCACCAAGGCAGTAACCTAATTGGTGTTTTAGTATTTTTACCTGATTTTGACGAGTTAGTTGAGTTAATTCATAAATCATGA
- a CDS encoding chemotaxis protein CheW translates to MDQEKLLTSLAEKTKMEQESDLGDLEQFLTFTIEKEFFGIRLLLVHEILKPVLITRIPNVEDYILGVINLRGEIIPIVDLKKRFHNTDSDIYPISRIVVVMLDEKRIGVLVDEVKQVVKIQKDFISYTTDDLSLNYSKMVESVSRYEDHLILNLDLEQIVNFVSATK, encoded by the coding sequence ATGGACCAAGAAAAACTCCTCACATCCCTTGCGGAAAAAACCAAAATGGAACAAGAGTCTGATTTAGGAGACCTTGAACAATTTCTTACCTTTACGATCGAAAAGGAATTTTTTGGGATCCGATTGCTATTGGTTCATGAAATTTTAAAACCTGTTCTAATTACTCGTATTCCTAATGTAGAAGATTATATTTTAGGAGTGATCAACTTAAGAGGGGAAATCATCCCAATTGTTGATTTGAAAAAAAGATTCCATAATACTGATTCTGACATTTATCCCATCTCGCGTATCGTAGTTGTTATGTTAGATGAAAAAAGAATTGGAGTTTTAGTCGATGAAGTCAAACAAGTTGTAAAAATCCAAAAGGATTTTATCAGTTATACAACTGATGACTTGTCGTTAAACTATAGTAAGATGGTTGAATCTGTATCACGTTACGAAGACCATTTGATTTTGAATTTGGATTTGGAACAAATTGTAAATTTTGTTTCTGCCACAAAGTAA
- a CDS encoding 5-formyltetrahydrofolate cyclo-ligase, which produces MNLISKQDARKILKTNIPKLSDREELESAILKRLFPLLQGNSKIITYVPDLQWEVDVLPIIESSPLPKPTSFIESRHSAKWYFPKVVKDKGLCFLRPFSFEKGPYGIFEPIGDEEISVEEADLILVPGLGYHENGFRLGRGGGYYDRILHKESVQKKTIGFSFSKFFPVPFQVEEHDVKVGKMITEFQIHSFFD; this is translated from the coding sequence TTGAATTTGATTTCCAAACAAGACGCAAGGAAGATCCTCAAAACCAATATCCCAAAACTGAGTGACCGAGAAGAGTTAGAATCAGCGATTCTCAAAAGACTATTTCCTTTATTGCAGGGAAACTCCAAAATCATCACTTATGTTCCTGACTTGCAATGGGAAGTGGATGTATTGCCCATCATTGAATCATCTCCCTTACCAAAACCCACAAGTTTTATTGAATCCAGGCATTCTGCGAAGTGGTACTTTCCTAAAGTTGTCAAAGACAAAGGATTATGTTTCCTTCGTCCGTTCTCTTTTGAAAAAGGACCATATGGAATCTTTGAACCGATCGGAGATGAGGAGATTTCCGTAGAGGAAGCGGATTTGATCCTGGTACCAGGTCTTGGTTACCATGAAAATGGATTCCGCCTTGGAAGAGGTGGTGGGTATTATGACCGCATTTTACACAAAGAATCGGTGCAAAAGAAAACAATAGGGTTTAGTTTTTCTAAATTTTTCCCCGTCCCATTCCAAGTAGAAGAACACGATGTTAAAGTCGGAAAAATGATTACGGAATTTCAGATTCATTCTTTTTTCGATTGA
- a CDS encoding cell division protein ZapA: protein MADSAQNSHKITKQIFGETYTIVGEASSGYISEVADYVETRLMELGKVLPNASKTKIAVLCALNLADELFQMRDVTAKVNENPELEERTKKIISLLEEGIIGDHF from the coding sequence ATGGCAGACTCTGCCCAAAACTCTCATAAAATCACCAAACAAATCTTTGGTGAAACTTATACAATCGTAGGAGAAGCTTCTTCAGGGTATATTTCTGAAGTTGCTGACTACGTGGAAACACGCCTTATGGAATTGGGGAAAGTTTTACCCAATGCATCCAAAACCAAAATTGCTGTACTTTGTGCTCTGAATTTAGCTGACGAGTTATTCCAAATGCGGGATGTCACCGCCAAAGTGAATGAAAATCCTGAATTGGAAGAACGTACGAAAAAAATTATCTCTTTATTGGAAGAGGGAATCATTGGGGACCATTTTTGA
- the rplT gene encoding 50S ribosomal protein L20 encodes MPRAVNGTIHKNRRKKLLAKAKGFRGGRSKLFRTAKSAVMKAGQWAYRDRRKKKSEFRKLWITRINAAVRENGMSYSKFIHALKTQGINLDRKTLADLAYNHKEVFNAIVEKTKVAK; translated from the coding sequence ATGCCACGCGCAGTCAACGGAACCATTCATAAGAATCGTAGAAAGAAACTACTTGCGAAAGCAAAAGGTTTTAGAGGTGGACGTTCTAAACTTTTCAGAACAGCAAAATCAGCTGTGATGAAAGCAGGTCAATGGGCATACCGTGACCGTAGAAAGAAAAAGTCCGAATTTCGTAAACTTTGGATTACGCGCATTAATGCTGCAGTTAGAGAAAATGGAATGTCTTATTCAAAATTCATCCATGCCCTCAAAACACAAGGCATCAACTTAGACCGTAAGACATTGGCTGATCTTGCTTACAACCACAAAGAAGTATTCAACGCCATCGTCGAAAAAACCAAAGTCGCTAAGTAA
- the rpmI gene encoding 50S ribosomal protein L35 — protein sequence MYKLKTNRAAAKRFKFTKSGKIKRGCAFRRHILEKKSPKMKHQSRGMHLIHETDYNRVEKLLPYGG from the coding sequence ATGTATAAGCTGAAGACAAATAGGGCAGCAGCCAAACGTTTTAAGTTTACCAAATCTGGTAAAATCAAACGTGGTTGTGCGTTCCGAAGACATATCTTAGAGAAAAAATCTCCTAAGATGAAACACCAAAGCCGTGGAATGCACCTCATCCATGAAACCGACTATAACCGTGTAGAAAAACTTCTACCTTACGGAGGTTAA
- the infC gene encoding translation initiation factor IF-3 gives MQKRPNPRGNPNQDKFAHIRINEQITNVASIRLVSDEGSDIVTLEEALRRAKEANLDLVEVSGDQDVHVCKLIDFGKYKFELLKKTKEAKKKQHVVTVKEIKIRPRIDNHDFEIKKRHALEFLQKGDKVKVTLRFRGREMVHSEIGMNIVNRFVEDLKEHASPEKMPVHDGKTIVVVMNPLSEKPKG, from the coding sequence ATGCAGAAACGGCCCAACCCTAGAGGGAACCCAAACCAAGATAAATTCGCCCACATCAGAATTAACGAACAAATTACCAATGTAGCATCGATTCGACTCGTCAGTGACGAAGGATCTGATATCGTTACTCTGGAAGAAGCGCTCAGAAGAGCAAAGGAAGCTAACCTTGATTTGGTGGAAGTCTCGGGAGACCAGGATGTTCACGTCTGTAAGTTGATCGATTTTGGGAAATACAAATTCGAACTTCTTAAAAAAACGAAAGAAGCGAAAAAGAAACAACACGTAGTCACGGTTAAAGAAATCAAAATCCGCCCGCGGATTGATAACCATGACTTCGAGATTAAGAAGCGTCATGCTTTAGAATTCTTGCAAAAGGGTGATAAGGTAAAAGTGACACTTCGATTCCGAGGCAGAGAGATGGTTCACTCTGAAATTGGAATGAATATTGTTAACCGGTTTGTCGAGGACCTAAAAGAGCATGCCTCTCCCGAAAAAATGCCGGTACACGACGGAAAGACGATAGTTGTCGTGATGAACCCACTTAGTGAAAAACCTAAAGGATAA